In Modestobacter versicolor, a single genomic region encodes these proteins:
- the rpmG gene encoding 50S ribosomal protein L33, with amino-acid sequence MARGNDVRPIIKLRSTAGTGYTYVTRKNRRNDPDRLVLRKYDPEVRRHVDFREER; translated from the coding sequence ATGGCCCGCGGCAACGACGTCCGCCCGATCATCAAGCTGAGGTCGACGGCTGGGACCGGCTACACCTACGTGACCCGCAAGAACCGCCGCAACGACCCCGACCGGCTGGTGCTGCGCAAGTACGACCCGGAGGTGCGCCGACACGTCGACTTCCGCGAGGAGCGCTGA
- a CDS encoding type B 50S ribosomal protein L31: MRHGIHPEYRTVVFRDTASGATYRTRSTVSTDQTIDLDGETLPVVNVEISAASHPFWTGNQRVLDTAGRVERFHQRYGSIARPARKQG, from the coding sequence ATGAGACACGGCATCCACCCCGAGTACCGCACCGTGGTGTTCCGGGACACGGCCAGCGGGGCGACCTACCGCACCCGCTCCACGGTCAGCACCGACCAGACCATCGACCTGGACGGCGAGACCCTCCCGGTGGTCAACGTGGAGATCAGTGCGGCGTCCCACCCTTTCTGGACCGGCAACCAGCGCGTGCTGGACACCGCCGGCCGGGTCGAGCGGTTCCACCAGCGCTACGGCAGCATCGCGCGGCCGGCGCGGAAGCAGGGCTGA
- the rpmF gene encoding 50S ribosomal protein L32 — protein MAVPKRKTSRSNTRSRRAQWKATPVPLVPVTVNGVVRLVPQKLRRAAERGLLP, from the coding sequence GTGGCCGTCCCGAAGCGGAAGACGTCCCGGTCCAACACCCGGTCCCGCCGCGCGCAGTGGAAGGCCACCCCGGTGCCGCTGGTGCCGGTGACCGTGAACGGCGTCGTCCGGCTGGTGCCGCAGAAGCTCCGCCGGGCCGCCGAGCGGGGCCTGCTGCCGTGA
- the mrf gene encoding ribosome hibernation factor-recruiting GTPase MRF, whose translation MSQTRTPLVLVTGLQPALTARAAQDLLHAAPGTVLVHHDVRELGQGVVLRTLREPGPAGVVEHRSAIELAHGCLSCTLRLDVLPLLRSLAARPDVTRIVLQLDPALEPEHLCWAIAEVLLDDEPVGEPETAADWVEVEAVVAALDAATWLGDASGEETMADRGLAATADDERTVAHVVVGQTAFADVLLLAGEPDDAWAAAQLDAVLVRLCPSAARLPLGGWQPGPVLAGLGAEARRGRLPTPHDPLLAGQPPLDEDAGVSLVRFEADRPLHPERLHEAIDALLDGVVSSRGRLWLATRQDRALWLESAGGGLQVGDAGPWLATLPDDPELWAQVDPQRAAAAALRWDPLHGDRASQLVVLTHRQAPLAITAALFSAVLTDDEYAAGPEVWATWPDPFGDWHDDPCEASGPADDADLHLTDREDRA comes from the coding sequence GTGAGCCAGACCCGGACCCCCCTCGTCCTCGTGACCGGCCTGCAGCCCGCGCTGACCGCGCGGGCCGCGCAGGACCTGCTCCACGCCGCCCCCGGGACGGTGCTCGTGCACCACGACGTCCGAGAGCTCGGCCAGGGCGTCGTGCTCCGGACGCTCCGCGAGCCGGGACCGGCCGGGGTGGTCGAGCACCGCTCCGCGATCGAGCTCGCGCACGGCTGCCTGTCCTGCACGCTGCGGCTCGACGTGCTGCCGCTGCTCCGGTCGCTGGCCGCCCGGCCCGACGTCACCCGGATCGTGCTGCAGCTGGACCCGGCCCTCGAGCCCGAGCACCTGTGCTGGGCGATCGCGGAGGTGCTGCTGGACGACGAACCGGTCGGCGAGCCCGAGACGGCCGCGGACTGGGTCGAGGTGGAGGCGGTGGTCGCCGCGCTCGACGCGGCGACCTGGCTCGGCGACGCCTCGGGCGAGGAGACGATGGCCGACCGTGGCCTGGCCGCGACCGCCGACGACGAGCGGACCGTGGCTCACGTCGTCGTCGGTCAGACCGCCTTCGCCGACGTGCTGCTGCTGGCTGGTGAGCCGGACGACGCCTGGGCCGCGGCCCAGCTGGACGCCGTCCTCGTCCGCCTCTGCCCCAGCGCCGCGCGGCTCCCGCTGGGCGGCTGGCAGCCCGGGCCGGTGCTCGCCGGGCTGGGCGCGGAAGCCCGGCGCGGTCGGCTGCCCACGCCGCACGACCCGCTGCTCGCCGGCCAGCCCCCGCTGGACGAGGACGCCGGGGTGTCGCTGGTGCGGTTCGAGGCCGACCGCCCCCTGCACCCGGAACGGCTGCACGAGGCGATCGACGCCCTCCTCGACGGCGTCGTCAGCAGCCGCGGTCGGCTGTGGCTGGCCACCCGCCAGGACCGCGCGCTCTGGCTGGAGTCGGCCGGCGGTGGGCTCCAGGTCGGGGACGCCGGACCGTGGCTGGCCACGCTGCCCGACGACCCGGAGCTGTGGGCCCAGGTCGACCCGCAGCGCGCGGCCGCCGCCGCCCTGCGCTGGGACCCGCTGCACGGTGACCGGGCCAGCCAGCTGGTCGTGCTGACGCACCGGCAGGCACCGCTGGCGATCACCGCGGCGCTGTTCTCCGCCGTCCTCACCGACGACGAGTACGCAGCCGGCCCGGAGGTCTGGGCGACCTGGCCCGACCCCTTCGGCGACTGGCACGACGACCCCTGCGAGGCATCCGGCCCCGCGGACGACGCAGACCTGCACCTCACCGACCGAGAGGACCGAGCCTGA
- the rpsN gene encoding 30S ribosomal protein S14: MIAKDRQRRDVVARYAERRAELKQAARTAATPEERAEAQAALQRLPRDASPTRLRNRDVADGRPRGHLRTFGLSRVRFRQMAHAGELPGITKSSW, encoded by the coding sequence ATGATCGCCAAGGACCGGCAGCGCCGGGACGTCGTCGCGCGGTACGCCGAGCGCCGGGCCGAGCTCAAGCAGGCGGCTCGCACGGCGGCCACCCCCGAGGAGCGGGCCGAGGCGCAGGCCGCGCTGCAGCGGCTGCCCCGCGACGCCAGCCCCACCCGGCTGCGCAACCGCGACGTCGCGGACGGGCGCCCCCGCGGGCACCTGCGCACGTTCGGCCTGTCCCGCGTGCGCTTCCGGCAGATGGCGCACGCCGGCGAGCTGCCCGGCATCACCAAGAGCAGCTGGTGA